In the genome of Dioscorea cayenensis subsp. rotundata cultivar TDr96_F1 chromosome 1, TDr96_F1_v2_PseudoChromosome.rev07_lg8_w22 25.fasta, whole genome shotgun sequence, one region contains:
- the LOC120258990 gene encoding ATP-dependent helicase BRM translates to MQGGVGGRNPAVAPPGRSSTSSSASPSSSSSAVSAPPAHLGFDSIQHQQQQLGFRQSLQQQQQQQQQQLRKPEGDNAFLAYQGGGMHGVMAAGNFPSSSSAVPLSQPSRKFNDLPHQQVPPQLREENQNKGQGLEQHGQNPIHQPYIQFALQAAQHKPHGNLLAQQGKIGMGGPPVREQDLRQNSMKIQELMALQAANQAQMSLFKKSVENSGQGENKMEQGSTSIDQRNEIKPPQIAALGQSLSSNMIRPVQQSQVNIQNIANNQLMQQLRLMHNWAQEHNIDLSVPGNMNVVAQMMPAWHAARLQAMQKSSEASAPASQSGLPPSKPQFIPSPVNVENSAHGNSLNDLSAQMGPVKSPKLIPSGSPSSSGATPAGNFNNLQMQQQQQLAGRSRENQNERAARPPIATGNGGPTMHMPQSSGSMTQGADLSQSKNIITGPSPGPGPETLQMQYFRSLQQNRAMSQAAIPSSEVPGNSAPAHTGSSQIPPQRAGIGFTKQQLHVLKAQILAFRRLKRGERNLPQEVLQAIVPPPIDLQPQQMFVTPGMVNQERPLASAAEEHTRHVETTEKVPVGTSSSKSHSSPKEEPLSVEEKAVMVTHMQGVAGSRKEPMQIGSVGKVEQTGATLAKSEQEAERGNLKLPSKVDYNPEKGKSVPAQAPGVPVVSTNVDAGQTRKPASTGSAPVPKDIGTRKYHGPLFDFPFFTRRHDSLGAMVANNSSNLILAYDMKDLLFEEGMDVLNKKRTENLRKISGLLAVNLERKRIRPDLVLRLQIEERKLRLLDFQARLRDEVDQQQQEIMAMPDRPYRKFVRQCERQRIELARQVQQLQKATREKQLKSIFQWRKKLLEAHWAIRDARTARNRGVAKYHERMLREFSKRKDEDRTKRMEALKNNDVDRYREMLLEQQTNIPGDAAQRYSVLSSFLSQTEEYLHKLGGKITAAKNHQEVEEAANAAAAAARSQGLSEEEIKAAAACAGEEVMIRNRFSEMNAPKESSSVNKYYNLAHAVNERVIRQPSMLRAGTLRDYQIVGLQWMLSLYNNKLNGILADEMGLGKTVQVMAVIAYLMEFKGNYGPHLIIVPNAVLVNWKSELLNWLPSVSCIFYVGSKDQRSKLFSHEVSAVKFNVLVTTYEFIMYDRSKLSKIDWKYIIIDEAQRMKDRESVLARDLDRYRCQRRLLLTGTPLQNDLKELWSLLNLLLPEVFDNRKAFHDWFSKPFQKDGPSHNPEEDDWLETEKKVIIIHRLHQILEPFMLRRRVEDVEGSLPRKVSTVLRCRMSAMQSCIYDWIKSTGTIRVDPEDEMRRVQKNPMYQVKIYKNLNNKCMELRKVCNHPLLNYPYFNEYSKDFIIRSCGKLWILDRILIKLQRAGHRVLLFSTMTKLLDILEEYLQWRRLVYRRIDGTTSLEDRESAIVDFNSPNSDCFIFLLSIRAAGRGLNLQTADTVVIYDPDPNPQNEEQAVARAHRIGQQREVKVIYMEAVVDKIPSYQKEDDLRNGGTGDIEEDDLAGKDRYMGSIESLIRNNIQQYKIDMADEVINAGRFDQRTTHEERRLTLETLLHDDERYQETVHDVPSLQEVNRMIARSEEEIELFDQMDEEFDWTGEMMKYNQVPKWLRAGSREVNGTIANLSKKPSKNLLASNINLDTDELFSGLSPSRTERRRGRTRAPQTGKYSIYRELEDEDGENSDASSEERNAYSLHEEEGEIGEFEDEEFNGAVDAMPGNKDQSEEEGPICDGGSFELPRAIERNRSSHLFEEAGSSGSSSGNRRTHQPSTPLSSQKFGSLSALDARPGPLSRSMPDDLEEGEIAASGDSHMDLQQSGSWNHERDDNEEEQVLQPPTIKRKRSVRIRPRYNVEKLEEKSTNERVLPPRASMRGSLDYDTQFRAEPEIEPSSEPVSDRRDTRTSSLKQKRNLPSKKSSNAMMPQHASRLGYLSGSTEDANEPNRGSWNGRTMNTGLSFAGAKMSDSMQRKYKNVISKLQRRIDKDGHQVAPVLSDWWKRNSSSITDDLLDLQKIDQRVDGLEYDGVPDFIADVQLMLKNVVQCCGYSHEARYEARKLNDVFLDIMKIAFPGTDYREARNSFMSSVPGGPATIVPSPKQSKHPNSFGEVEPNSVSARSTNCGLAPPDEDGRTRGHASKLRESGGGSASGSAHNPLLLAHPGELVICKKKRKDRDKTMAKQRMGQVSPSNPARAGPLSPSVPGRAVAPASPMSRGGLRVPPLHNKDTHPSQQSIHPSGWGHQQASQQQQQQVSGGSAGGSPNVAEVQWAKPAKKLRTDTGKRRPSHL, encoded by the exons TCattgcagcagcagcagcagcaacaacagcagcaacTAAGAAAGCCTGAAGGAGATAATGCCTTCCTTGCTTATCAAGGTGGTGGTATGCATGGAGTTATGGCTGCTGGCAACTTCCCGTCATCATCTAGTGCTGTTCCTCTTTCACAACCTTCAAGGAAGTTTAATGATTTACCTCATCAACAAGTGCCTCCTCAGCTCCGAGAGGAAAACCAGAACAAAGGGCAAGGCCTGGAACAACATGGTCAGAACCCAATTCATCAACCTTACATCCAATTTGCTCTGCAGGCTGCACAGCACAAGCCCCATGGGAATCTGCTGGCACAACAAGGAAAAATTGGCATGGGTGGGCCACCAGTGAGGGAACAAGATCTGCGTCAAAATAGTATGAAAATACAGGAACTCATGGCGCTGCAGGCGGCCAACCAGGCACAGATGTCCTTGTTTAAGAAATCTGTTGAAAATTCAGGGCAGGGTGAGAATAAGATGGAACAGGGTTCTACCAGTATTGATCAACGAAATGAGATAAAGCCTCCGCAGATAGCTGCACTTGGCCAATCACTATCATCTAACATGATAAGACCTGTTCAACAGTCACAAGTGAACATTCAAAATATAGCCAACAATCAGCTGATGCAGCAATTGCGATTGATGCATAATTGGGCTCAGGAACATAATATTGATCTCTCTGTTCCTGGAAATATGAATGTTGTTGCTCAAATGATGCCGGCTTGGCATGCTGCTAGATTGCAAGCAATGCAGAAGTCAAGTGAAGCAAGCGCTCCTGCATCACAGTCTGGTCTGCCTCCATCAAAGCCACAGTTTATCCCATCCCCAGTTAATGTTGAAAATTCAGCTCATGGGAATTCCTTAAATGATCTTTCTGCGCAGATGGGGCCTGTAAAGAGCCCAAAGCTAATTCCTTCAGGGTCACCATCAAGTAGTGGGGCTACTCCTGCAGggaattttaataatttacaaatgcagcagcagcagcaacttGCCGGTCGTAGTAGGGAGAACCAGAATGAAAGAGCTGCGAGGCCTCCAATCGCAACTGGAAATGGAGGACCGACTATGCATATGCCACAATCATCTGGGAGCATGACACAGGGTGCAGACCTTTCACaatcaaaaaatataattaccGGACCCAgtcctgggcctgggcctgaaaCCCTGCAAATGCAATACTTCAGGTCTTTGCAGCAGAACCGTGCTATGTCTCAAGCTGCTATTCCTTCCAGTGAGGTTCCTGGAAACTCAGCACCGGCCCATACTGGATCATCCCAGATACCACCCCAGCGTGCAGGAATTGGGTTTACAAAGCAGCAGCTCCATGTCCTTAAAGCGCAAATATTAGCATTTAGGCGCCTAAAG CGTGGAGAGCGCAACCTTCCCCAAGAAGTTCTTCAAGCCATTGTTCCACCACCAATTGATTTACAGCCACAGCAGATGTTTGTTACTCCAGGAATGGTTAACCAGGAAAGGCCTTTGGCAAGTGCTGCTGAAGAGCACACAAGACATGTAGAGACCACTGAGAAGGTCCCAGTGGGCACCTCTTCCAGCAAAAGTCATAGTTCACCAAAGGAGGAGCCCTTGAGTGTGGAAGAGAAGGCAGTCATGGTTACTCACATGCAAGGAGTTGCTGGTTCAagaaaagaacctatgcaaaTTGGATCAGTTGGAAAGGTAGAGCAGACTGGTGCCACTTTGGCCAAATCTGAGCAGGAGGCTGAACGGGGAAATCTGAAGTTGCCCAGCAAAGTTGATTATAATCCTGAAAAGGGAAAGTCTGTTCCCGCACAAGCTCCTGGTGTTCCAGTGGTAAGCACCAATGTTGATGCAGGGCAAACAAGGAAGCCTGCATCCACTGGAAGTGCACCAGTTCCAAAGGACATTGGTACAAGGAAGTATCATGGCCCACTTTTTGATTTTCCATTCTTTACCAGAAGGCATGACTCCTTGGGGGCAATGGTGGCAAACAATTCGAGCAACCTTATTTTAGCATATGACATGAAAGATCTGCTATTTGAGGAAGGCATGGATGTGCTTAACAAGAAAAGGACAGAAAATTTGAGAAAGATCAGTGGTTTACTTGCTGTTAACTTAGAGCGAAAAAGGATTAGGCCTGATCTTGTTTTACGACTGcaaatagaagaaagaaagctcCGACTTTTAGATTTTCAGGCTCGTCTGAGAGATGAAGTTGATCAGCAACAGCAGGAGATAATGGCAATGCCTGATAGACCATATAGGAAGTTCGTTAGGCAGTGTGAAAGACAAAGGATTGAGCTTGCAAGGCAGGTTCAACAGTTACAGAAGGCCACTAGAGAGAAGCAACTGAAATCCATCTTTCAGTGGCGAAAGAAGCTTTTGGAGGCTCATTGGGCTATTCGAGATGCACGGACTGCTCGCAACCGAGGAGTTGCAAAATATCATGAAAGAATGCTAAGGGAATTTTCGAAAAGAAAGGATGAAGATAGAACTAAAAGAATGGAAGCATTGAAGAACAATGATGTGGATAGATATCGTGAAATGTTGCTTGAACAACAGACAAATATTCCTGGTGATGCAGCACAACGATATTCTGttctctcttcttttctatcCCAGACAGAAGAGTATCTTCACAAACTTGGAGGAAAAATAACAGCAGCAAAGAATCATCAAGAGGTGGAAGAAGCAGCAAATGCTGCTGCAGCCGCTGCTCGATCCCAG GGtctttcagaagaagaaatcaAGGCTGCAGCTGCATGTGCAGGGGAGGAGGTGATGATTAGAAATAGGTTTTCTGAAATGAATGCACCAAAAGAAAGCTCATCGGTCAACAA GTACTACAACCTTGCTCATGCGGTAAATGAGAGAGTTATCAGGCAGCCCTCAATGTTGCGAGCTGGAACATTAAGAGACTATCAGATT GTTGGATTGCAATGGATGCTTTCCTTGTACAACAACAAGCTGAATGGTATTTTGGCAGATGAGATGGGTCTTGGAAAGACTGTACAG GTGATGGCTGTGATTGCTTACTTGATGGAATTCAAGGGGAACTATGGGCCACATCTCATAATAGTTCCAAATGCCGTCTTAGTAAAttggaag AGCGAGCTGCTTAACTGGCTTCCTTCTGTGTCATGCATCTTTTATGTTGGTAGCAAGGATCAAAGATCAAAGCTGTTTTCTCAT GAAGTTAGTGCTGTAAAGTTTAATGTCCTCGTAACAACTTATGAGTTTATCATGTATGATCGCTCAAAGCTATCAAAAATTGATTGGAAATACATCATCATTGATGAAGCCCAGCGTATGAAGGATAGGGAGTCTGTTTTGGCACGTGATCTTGACAGGTACCGTTGCCAGAGACGGTTGCTTCTCACTGGGACTCCATTGCAG aatgatttgaaggaacTTTGGTCTTTATTGAATCTACTCCTGCCAGAAGTTTTTGATAATCGCAAAGCATTTCATGATTGGTTCTCAAAGCCCTTCCAGAAGGATGGTCCCTCACATAATCCAGAGGAGGATGATTGGCTGGAAACTGAAAAGAAGGTGATTATAATCCACCGGCTTCATCAAATTCTGGAGCCTTTTATGTTGAGGCGGCGTGTTGAAGATGTGGAGGGTTCACTTCCACGGAAG GTCTCCACTGTCCTGCGGTGTAGAATGTCTGCTATGCAGAGTTGCATCTATGATTGGATTAAATCTACCGGCACTATTAGGGTTGATCCTGAGGATGAGATGCGTAGAGTTCAGAAGAACCCTATGTACCAGGTCAAGATATATAAGaatcttaataataaatgtatGGAGCTGCGGAAGGTTTGCAACCATCCTTTGCTTAACTACCCATATTTTAATGAGTATTCCAAAGACTTCATTATTAGGTCTTGTGGGAAGCTTTGGATCCTTGATCGAATTCTCATAAAACTTCAGAGGGCAGGGCATCGTGTTCTTCTTTTCAGTACCATGACAAAACTTCTTGATATATTAGAGGAATATTTGCAATGGAGGCGGCTTGTGTATAGAAGAATTGATGGTACAACCAGTCTCGAGGATCGGGAGTCAGCGATAGTGGATTTTAACAGTCCGAATTCAGACTGTTTCATTTTCTTGCTCAGTATTCGGGCTGCTGGAAGAGGCTTAAATCTTCAGACCGCTGACACAGTCGTGATATACGATCCAGATCCAAATCCACAAAATGAAGAGCAAGCAGTGGCTAGGGCTCATCGAATTGGACAACAGAGAGAGGTGAAAGTCATATACATGGAAGCTGTTGTTGACAAAATTCCCAGTTATCAAAAGGAAGATGATCTGAGGAATGGAGGTACAGGAGACATAGAGGAGGATGACCTAGCTGGCAAAGATAGGTATATGGGATCCATTGAGAGCCTTATACGtaacaacatccaacaatataAGATTGATATGGCGGATGAGGTCATAAATGCTGGTCGTTTTGATCAAAGGACAACGCATGAAGAAAGAAGGCTGACGTTAGAGACTCTACTCCATGACGATGAGAGATACCAAGAAACTGTTCATGATGTTCCTTCCCTGCAAGAAGTTAATCGCATGATTGCCCGTagtgaagaagaaatagaattGTTTgatcaaatggatgaggagttTGATTGGACTGGGGAAATGATGAAATACAACCAAGTTCCCAAGTGGCTTCGTGCTGGTTCTCGAGAAGTAAATGGAACCATTGCAAATTTATCTAAGAAACCATCAAAGAACCTTTTGGCTTCCAATATTAATTTGGATACTGATGAACTATTTTCTGGATTATCGCCTAGTAGAACAGAGAGAAGAAGGGGGCGGACTAGAGCTCCACAAACAGGTAAATATTCTATTTATAGAGAattggaagatgaagatggtgagAATTCTGATGCTAGCTCGGAGGAGAGGAATGCATATTCATTGCATGAAGAAGAGGGGGAAATAGGTGAATTTGAAGATGAGGAATTTAATGGTGCTGTTGATGCAATGCCTGGTAATAAAGATCAATCGGAAGAGGAAGGGCCAATTTGTGATGGTGGTAGCTTTGAGTTACCTCGAGCAATAGAACGCAACAGAAGTAGTCATCTATTCGAAGAAGCTGGTTCTTCAGGTTCATCTTCTGGAAATCGAAGAACACATCAGCCTTCTACTCCTTTGTCTTCACAGAAATTTGGATCACTTTCTGCTCTGGATGCCAGACCTGGTCCTCTTTCAAGAAGCATG CCAGATGATCTAGAAGAAGGGGAAATTGCGGCATCTGGGGATTCCCACATGGATCTTCAACAATCAGGAAGTTGGAATCATGAGCGTGATGATAATGAAGAGGAGCAGGTTCTGCAGCCACCAACCATAAAGCGCAAACGCAGTGTACGCATTCGACCCCGATATAATGTAGAGAAGCTTGAAGAAAAATCCACCAATGAGAGGGTGCTTCCTCCGCGAGCATCAATGAGGGGGAGCCTTGATTATGATACACAGTTTAGGGCTGAACCGGAAATTGAGCCTTCAAGTGAACCTGTTTCAGATAGGCGTGATACAAGAACTTCATCATTGAAACAGAAACGGAATTTACCATCAAAAAAGTCTTCAAATGCCATGATGCCACAACATGCCAGCAGGTTGGGCTACTTATCTGGGTCTACAGAAGATGCTAATGAACCTAATAGGGGTAGCTGGAATGGTAGGACTATGAATACTGGTCTCAGTTTTGCTGGTGCAAAAATGTCAGACAGTATGCAAAGGAAG TATAAAAATGTTATTAGCAAGCTCCAGAGGAGAATAGATAAAGATGGTCATCAGGTTGCACCTGTTCTATCTGATTGGTGGAAGAGGAATTCATCATCAATTACTGATGATCTGTTAGATTTGCAAAAAATTGATCAGCGAGTGGACGGTTTGGAGTATGATGGTGTGCCAGATTTCATTGCTGATGTGCAATTAATGTTGAAAAATGTTGTCCAGTGCTGTGGTTACTCGCATGAG GCAAGGTACGAAGCCAGAAAACTCAACGACGTTTTTCTCGATATCATGAAGATCGCTTTCCCAGGCACAGACTACCGAGAAGCAAGAAACTCATTCATGTCCTCTGTGCCGGGAGGACCAGCAACTATTGTTCCATCtccaaaacaaagcaaacatcCCAACTCGTTTGGCGAAGTGGAACCAAACTCGGTCTCTGCCAGGTCCACAAACTGTGGTCTGGCACCACCTGATGAAGATGGCCGGACCCGCGGTCATGCATCCAAGTTAAGGGAATCTGGTGGTGGCTCCGCGAGTGGAAGTGCCCACAACCCACTCCTCCTGGCACATCCAGGTGAGCTGGTAATCtgcaaaaagaagaggaaagacaGGGACAAGACGATGGCAAAGCAGCGAATGGGACAGGTCTCTCCATCAAATCCAGCCAGAGCAGGACCATTATCTCCATCGGTCCCGGGGAGGGCGGTGGCACCTGCATCCCCGATGAGCCGCGGCGGTCTTCGGGTCCCTCCACTCCACAACAAAGACACACATCCTTCCCAACAATCTATACATCCAAGTGGATGGGGGCATCAACAAGCAtcacagcagcagcaacaacaggTGAGTGGTGGGTCAGCAGGGGGTTCCCCAAATGTGGCAGAGGTACAATGGGCTAAACCTGCAAAGAAATTGAGGACGGATACTGGGAAAAGGAGGCCTAGTCATTTGTGA